The following coding sequences are from one Triticum dicoccoides isolate Atlit2015 ecotype Zavitan chromosome 4A, WEW_v2.0, whole genome shotgun sequence window:
- the LOC119286242 gene encoding calcium uniporter protein 6, mitochondrial-like produces MLRAAASRLLVPLPRPSLSPAPSTAACTLRHLRLFSPPPQPRRGPDAEVTPAEARRLVRLVGVEALKRRLREEGRGEVVGYGELLDACVEAGAARTRGEAEVLARAMDDSGVVLLFRDKAYLHPEKVVDLVRRAVPLALAPDNDTRQAEFKQLQEKKEEIDKLAHKQVRRVLWTGLGFFMLQVGIFFRLTFWEFSWDVMEPIAFFTTTSGLLVGYAYFVITSRDPTYQNFMERMFESRRRKLCVKHGFNMEKYLELQKHCKCPLEGHHSQGHDSQHLS; encoded by the exons atgTTGCGCGCAGCCGCTTCCCGCCTCCTCGTGCCCCTCCCGAGGCCCTCCCTGTCTCCGGCACCCTCCACGGCGGCCTGCACTCTGCGGCACCTCCGCCTCTtctccccgccgccgcagccgcgtCGGGGTCCGGATGCGGAGGTGACGCCGGCGGAGGCGCGGCGTCTGGTGCGGCTCGTGGGCGTGGAGGCGCTCAAGAGGCGGCTGCGGGAGGAAGGGCGGGGCGAGGTGGTCGGCTACGGGGAGCTCCTCGACGCCTGCGTGGAGGCCGGTGCGGCCCGCACGCGCGGCGAGGCGGAGGTGTTGGCCCGAGCCATGGACGACTCCGGCGTCGTGCTTCTCTTCCGGGACAAGGCGTACCTCCACCCCGAGAAG GTTGTGGACCTGGTCAGAAGGGCGGTGCCGCTTGCACTCGCACCAGACAACGACACGAGACAGGCAGAGTTTAAGCAGCTCCAGGAAAAGAAGGAAGAGATCGACAAGCTGGCACACAAGCAAGTCCGGCGAGTCCTGTGGACTGGCTTAGGGTTCTTCATGCTCCAGGTTGGGATCTTCTTCCGTCTCACGTTCTGGGAGTTCTCATGGGACGTGATGGAGCCGATTGCCTTCTTCACGACCACCTCGGGGCTGCTGGTTGGCTATGCCTACTTCGTCATCACCTCAAGGGACCCGACGTATCAAAACTTCATGGAGAGGATGTTTGAGTCGAGGAGGAGAAAGCTTTGCGTGAAGCATGGTTTCAACATGGAGAAGTACCTGGAGCTGCAGAAACATTGCAAGTGCCCTCTGGAAGGCCATCATTCTCAGGGGCATGACTCGCAACACCTGAGCTAA